The following are from one region of the Chiloscyllium punctatum isolate Juve2018m chromosome 46, sChiPun1.3, whole genome shotgun sequence genome:
- the LOC140468174 gene encoding uncharacterized protein, giving the protein MDLKVEAQRVMAVALGKMYNSRLQRGGVRLHKNLLLSLVLRSARDIYLNVRAEQQQQEAGHAQQTEAGTMEVDVRCEEGERGARLGGSPGGEESKVAPRQEDCIQPRECIQPRQEECIHPRDCIQPRDCIQPRQEECIQPRECIQPRDCIQPRQEECIQPRDCIQPRQEDCIQPRECIQPRQEECIQPRQEECIQPRECIQPRQEECIQPRECIQPRECIQPRDCIQPRQEECIQPRECIQPRECIQPRQEECIQPRDCIQPGQEECIQPRECIQPGQGDCIQPRECIHCGRDNVSDPGHSGSSVCPASCPSQRRLGTASSPGPEPDRSRKRRKAWEQRDYPDSGCLPVKRARLEDGESRRPAESTSSLVCALGSGFSGILGDSPGEQPVSPGHICRDRALSELGSWPRAIVAY; this is encoded by the coding sequence ATGGATCTGAAGGTGGAAGCGCAGCGGGTGATGGCCGTCGCCCTGGGTAAGATGTACAACTCCCGGCTCCAGAGGGGAGGGGTCCGGCTCCACAAGAACCTCTTACTGTCGCTGGTGCTGCGCAGCGCCCGGGACATTTACCTGAACGTCAGGGCCGAGCAACAGCAGCAGGAGGCTGGACACGCTCAGCAAACAGAGGCCGGGACCATGGAGGTGGACGTCCGgtgtgaggagggggagagaggagcccGACTCGGAGGCAGTCCCGGAGGCGAGGAGTCCAAAGTGGCGCCCCGGCAGGAGGATTGTATCCAGCCCCGGGAATGTATCCAGCCCCGGCAGGAGGAATGTATCCACCCCCGGGATTGTATCCAGCCCCGGGATTGTATCCAGCCCCGGCAGGAGGAATGTATCCAGCCCCGGGAATGTATCCAGCCCCGGGATTGTATCCAGCCCCGGCAGGAGGAATGTATCCAGCCCCGGGATTGTATCCAGCCCCGGCAGGAGGATTGTATCCAGCCCCGGGAATGTATCCAGCCCCGGCAGGAGGAATGTATCCAGCCCCGGCAGGAGGAATGTATCCAGCCCCGGGAATGTATCCAGCCCCGGCAGGAGGAATGTATCCAGCCCCGGGAATGTATCCAGCCCCGGGAATGTATCCAGCCCCGGGATTGTATCCAGCCCCGGCAGGAGGAATGTATCCAGCCCCGGGAATGTATCCAGCCCCGGGAATGTATCCAGCCCCGGCAGGAGGAATGTATCCAGCCCCGGGATTGTATCCAGCCCGGGCAGGAGGAATGTATCCAGCCCCGGGAATGTATCCAGCCCGGGCAGGGGGATTGTATCCAGCCCCGGGAATGTATCCATTGCGGCCGAGACAATGTATCGGATCCTGGGCACAGCGGCTCCTCGGTTTGCCCGGCTTCATGCCCCAGCCAGCGGCGTCTGGGGACAGCGAGCAGCCCCGGGCCGGAGCCGGACAGGAGCCGAAAGCGGAGGAAAGCCTGGGAACAGAGGGACTACCCTGACTCCGGGTGCCTGCCCGTAAAGAGAGCCCGCCTGGAGGACGGGGAGTCCCGGAGGCCGGCGGAATCCACCTCCAGCCTGGTCTGTGCCCTCGGCTCCGGCTTCAGCGGTATCCTCGGCGATTCCCCCGGGGAGCAGCCGGTGTCCCCGGGTCATATCTGCCGGGACCGGGCGCTCAGTGAGCTGGGCAGCTGGCCCCGAGCCATCGTGGCGTATTGA